One Prunus dulcis chromosome 8, ALMONDv2, whole genome shotgun sequence DNA window includes the following coding sequences:
- the LOC117637894 gene encoding peroxidase 10 isoform X1 has product MTHKIISYFTFSLCLLLSLSPFVHMHPFAYSQLDYNFYDRSCPRLSMIVRYNLWAAIRNDTRMAASLLRMHFHDCIVNGCDGSVLLDDTEDFKGEKNALPNRKSLRGFEVIDNIKADVERFCPSTVSCADILTLAAREAVGLAGGPFWPVPLGRRDGTTASEKAVTEQLPSPIEPLENITAKFTSKGLDIKDVVVLSGGHTLGFAQCFTFKRRLFDFNGSGKPDPTLDSSALTNLRSICPKKDSANSNLAPLDSTNLRFDNAYYTNLVSNTGLLESDQALVKDPNTAAMVNSYSANPFLFSNDFAASMVKLGNVGVLTGKDGQIRKKCGSVN; this is encoded by the exons ATGACTCACAAAATCATCTCCTACttcactttttctttatgtttaCTCTTGTCTTTGTCTCCCTTTGTTCATATGCATCCATTTGCTTATAGCCAGCTTGATTACAATTTCTACGACAGATCATGCCCCCGCTTATCAATGATTGTTAGGTACAATTTGTGGGCAGCAATCAGGAATGACACCAGGATGGCTGCATCCCTTCTTCGGATGCATTTTCACGATTGTATCGTCAAT GGGTGTGACGGCTCAGTGCTTCTTGATGACACAGAAGACTTTAAGGGCGAGAAGAATGCATTGCCAAATCGTAAGTCACTTCGGGGTTTCGAAGTGATTGACAATATAAAGGCAGATGTTGAGAGATTTTGCCCATCGACTGTTTCGTGTGCTGATATTTTGACTCTTGCAGCAAGAGAAGCTGTTGGCCTG GCAGGAGGGCCTTTTTGGCCTGTTCCATTGGGCAGAAGAGATGGAACAACTGCAAGTGAGAAGGCAGTTACTGAACAACTACCATCACCTATTGAGCCTTTAGAGAATATCACTGCCAAGTTCACATCAAAGGGTCTTGACATAAAAGATGTTGTAGTCCTCTCAG GTGGACATACTCTAGGATTTGCTCAATGCTTCACCTTCAAGAGAAGACTCTTCGACTTCAACGGCTCTGGCAAGCCTGACCCAACACTTGATTCTTCAGCCCTTACAAACTTGAGAAGCATATGTCCCAAAAAAGATTCAGCAAACAGCAATCTTGCTCCTCTTGATTCCACTAATCTCAGATTTGACAATGCCTATTACACAAACCTGGTTAGCAACACAGGTCTTCTAGAATCTGATCAGGCATTGGTAAAGGATCCAAATACTGCTGCAATGGTTAATTCTTATAGTGcaaacccttttcttttctctaatGACTTTGCTGCATCAATGGTGAAGCTTGGTAATGTTGGAGTATTGACTGGGAAAGATGGGCAAATAAGGAAGAAATGTGGATCTGTGAACTAA
- the LOC117637455 gene encoding transcription factor HHO6-like gives MGSVPPELSLDFRPTFVPKTISDFLKEVSMIGSVSERLSKLDDFVKRLEEEMRKIDAFKRELPLCMFLLNDAILALKEDAVQCAALNVQPVLEEFIPLKKDCEKNNGGTNNNKKEKDCRDKKNWMSSVQLWNTDNYQHPSSDFPYDRKQVSEIDSKRNEAENGLANEDPFQTCRNRTAGRAFMPFKTYPAFSVTAARKEDKEELPVHGLSLLTPGIKNPKEESASSGSRSTCGRAVSFSTANAQSNMRTPPQQPTSRKQRRCWSPELHRRFVNALQQLGGSQVATPKQIRELMQVDGLTNDEVKSHLQKYRLHTRRVPAATAAPDNQSVVVLGGLWMSQDQYADSSKASSSQSGSPQGPLHLTGTGGDDEDDEDAKSESYSWKGHIQKSGKNDV, from the exons ATGGGTTCGGTTCCTCCTGAACTGAGCTTGGATTTTAGACCCACTTTTGTGCCTAAAACGATCAGTGATTTCCTCAAGGAGGTTTCAATGATCGGTAGTGTATCCGAGAGGTTGTCCAAGCTTGACGATTTTGTTAAGCGATTGGAGGAAGAGATGAGGAAGATCGACGCCTTCAAGCGCGAGCTTCCTCTTTGCATGTTTCTCTTGAATGAtg CGATTCTAGCTCTGAAGGAAGATGCAGTGCAATGTGCGGCACTAAATGTTCAACCAGTGTTGGAAGAATTCATACCATTGAAGAAagattgtgaaaaaaacaatggAGGAACCAATAacaataagaaagaaaaagactgTAGGGATAAGAAGAATTGGATGAGCTCTGTCCAGCTTTGGAACACTGATAATTATCAACATCCCTCTAGTGATTTCCCATATGATCGAAAGCAAGTTTCTGAAATTGATTCTAAg AGAAATGAGGCAGAAAATGGGTTAGCAAATGAGGATCCCTTCCAGACATGTAGAAATAGGACTGCTGGAAGAGCATTTATGCCATTCAAGACATACCCTGCTTTCTCTGTCACGGCGGCTAGGAAGGAAGATAAGGAGGAATTGCCAGTTCATGGGCTGTCGTTGCTTACTCCAGGAATCAAGAATCCAAAGGAAGAATCAGCTTCCAGTGGTTCAAGATCCACTTGTGGCAGGGCAGTCTCCTTCTCTACTGCCAATGCTCAATCCAATATGCGGACTCCACCGCAGCAGCCAACTAGCCGGAAACAGAGAAGGTGCTGGTCGCCGGAGTTGCATCGGAGATTCGTCAATGCCTTGCAGCAACTTGGAGGTTCACAAG TGGCCACTCCAAAGCAAATTAGAGAACTCATGCAGGTTGATGGCTTGACCAATGACGAAGTGAAGAGTCATTTGCAG AAATACCGACTTCACACAAGAAGAGTTCCAGCTGCCACTGCAGCCCCAGACAATCAATCTGTAGTTGTTTTGGGGGGCTTGTGGATGTCCCAAGATCAATATGCTGATTCTTCAAAAGCTAGTAGTTCCCAATCTGGCTCACCCCAAGGTCCCCTCCATTTAACTGGAACTGGtggagatgatgaagatgatgaagatgcaAAATCTGAAAGTTATAGCTGGAAAGGTCACATTCAAAAATCTGGAAAAAATGATGTATAG
- the LOC117637406 gene encoding la-related protein 6C isoform X1 yields the protein MAQPQPPGEKTQDAPEMEVKENPISPSFKFNAQAPEFVPRSHTQMPISGYFYPCFHFLGESASPDWFYIGDQELPPYLISNNPNIPLANRSKNALPDDLQQKIIKQVEYQFSDMSLLANESLVKHISKDPEGYVPISVVASTKKMKSLISNNHMLAQALRSSSKLVVNEDGKKVRRKYPFTEKDKEELQSRTVVAENLPEDHSHQNLEKIFSVVGSVKTIRICHPHESNSSRSKGDFIISNKLHALVEYETTDIAERAVDKLSDERNWRKGLRVRLLLRRSPKSVLKNRKSDFDGILEDEEPQYDCAEETSQPSNPELVTDSPNEENLAASKKGWAWGRGKARGRGQGQSGRGLIAPSPQSSNTIQCEAPAKQNAKGPRMPDGTRGFTMGRGKPVSAINSL from the exons atggcacaACCACAACCACCTGGGGAGAAAACCCAAGATGCCCCAGAAATGGAAGTGAAAGAAAACCCAATAAGCCCATCCTTCAAATTCAATGCACAAGCACCTGAATTTGTGCCAAGATCACATACCCAGATGCCCATTTCTGGTTATTTTTATCCCTGCTTTCACTTTCTTGGTGAGTCTGCTTCCCCTGATTGGTTTTACATTGGGGACCAGGAGTTGCCTCCTTATTTGATATCCAATAATCCCAACATCCCTCTTGCCAATCGATCCAAGAATGCACTCCCAGATGATCTTCAGCAGAAGATCATCAAACAG GTGGAGTACCAGTTCAGCGACATGAGTCTGCTGGCAAATGAATCTTTAGTGAAACATATAAGTAAAGATCCCGAAGGCTATG TTCCAATATCTGTTGTTGCttccaccaaaaaaatgaagtcACTTATTAGTAACAACCACATGCTTGCACAAGCACTCCGGTCCTCTTCAAAGCTT GTTGTAAATGAAGATGGCAAGAAGGTTAGACGTAAGTACCCTTTCACTGAAAAAGACAAAGAGGAATTGCAG TCGCGTACTGTTGTGGCAGAGAATTTGCCTGAAGATCACTCTCATCAAAACCTAGAGAAGATATTTAGTGTGGTTGGAAG TGTGAAAACCATCCGAATATGCCATCCCCATGAATCTAATTCTTCCCGGTCCAAAGGCGATTTCATTATCAGCAACAAG CTTCATGCACTTGTGGAGTATGAGACAACAGATATAGCAGAGAGAGCG GTTGATAAGTTGAGTGATGAAAGGAACTGGAGAAAAGGGCTCCGAGTAAGGTTGCTGCTTAGACGCTCG CCAAAATCTGTTTTGAAGAACCGAAAGTCTGATTTCGATGGCATTTTAGAGGATGAAGAGCCACAATATGACTGTGCAGAAGAAACTTCTCAGCCAAGCAACCCTGAATTGGTTACCGATAGTCCTAAT GAAGAAAATTTGGCGGCATCCAAGAAAGGATGGGCTTGGGGGCGTGGTAAGGCCCGAGGGCGTGGCCAGGGACAGAGTGGCCGCGGCCTGATTGCTCCATCTCCACAGTCAAGCAATACCATCCAGTGTGAAGCACCTGCAAAACAGAATGCCAAGGGCCCAAGAATGCCAGATGGGACTAGGGGCTTCACCATGGGAAGAGGCAAGCCCGTAAGCGCCATCAATTCGCTTTAG
- the LOC117637406 gene encoding la-related protein 6C isoform X2 encodes MAQPQPPGEKTQDAPEMEVKENPISPSFKFNAQAPEFVPRSHTQMPISGYFYPCFHFLGESASPDWFYIGDQELPPYLISNNPNIPLANRSKNALPDDLQQKIIKQVEYQFSDMSLLANESLVKHISKDPEGYVPISVVASTKKMKSLISNNHMLAQALRSSSKLVVNEDGKKVRRKYPFTEKDKEELQSRTVVAENLPEDHSHQNLEKIFSVVGSVKTIRICHPHESNSSRSKGDFIISNKLHALVEYETTDIAERAVDKLSDERNWRKGLRVRLLLRRSNRKSDFDGILEDEEPQYDCAEETSQPSNPELVTDSPNEENLAASKKGWAWGRGKARGRGQGQSGRGLIAPSPQSSNTIQCEAPAKQNAKGPRMPDGTRGFTMGRGKPVSAINSL; translated from the exons atggcacaACCACAACCACCTGGGGAGAAAACCCAAGATGCCCCAGAAATGGAAGTGAAAGAAAACCCAATAAGCCCATCCTTCAAATTCAATGCACAAGCACCTGAATTTGTGCCAAGATCACATACCCAGATGCCCATTTCTGGTTATTTTTATCCCTGCTTTCACTTTCTTGGTGAGTCTGCTTCCCCTGATTGGTTTTACATTGGGGACCAGGAGTTGCCTCCTTATTTGATATCCAATAATCCCAACATCCCTCTTGCCAATCGATCCAAGAATGCACTCCCAGATGATCTTCAGCAGAAGATCATCAAACAG GTGGAGTACCAGTTCAGCGACATGAGTCTGCTGGCAAATGAATCTTTAGTGAAACATATAAGTAAAGATCCCGAAGGCTATG TTCCAATATCTGTTGTTGCttccaccaaaaaaatgaagtcACTTATTAGTAACAACCACATGCTTGCACAAGCACTCCGGTCCTCTTCAAAGCTT GTTGTAAATGAAGATGGCAAGAAGGTTAGACGTAAGTACCCTTTCACTGAAAAAGACAAAGAGGAATTGCAG TCGCGTACTGTTGTGGCAGAGAATTTGCCTGAAGATCACTCTCATCAAAACCTAGAGAAGATATTTAGTGTGGTTGGAAG TGTGAAAACCATCCGAATATGCCATCCCCATGAATCTAATTCTTCCCGGTCCAAAGGCGATTTCATTATCAGCAACAAG CTTCATGCACTTGTGGAGTATGAGACAACAGATATAGCAGAGAGAGCG GTTGATAAGTTGAGTGATGAAAGGAACTGGAGAAAAGGGCTCCGAGTAAGGTTGCTGCTTAGACGCTCG AACCGAAAGTCTGATTTCGATGGCATTTTAGAGGATGAAGAGCCACAATATGACTGTGCAGAAGAAACTTCTCAGCCAAGCAACCCTGAATTGGTTACCGATAGTCCTAAT GAAGAAAATTTGGCGGCATCCAAGAAAGGATGGGCTTGGGGGCGTGGTAAGGCCCGAGGGCGTGGCCAGGGACAGAGTGGCCGCGGCCTGATTGCTCCATCTCCACAGTCAAGCAATACCATCCAGTGTGAAGCACCTGCAAAACAGAATGCCAAGGGCCCAAGAATGCCAGATGGGACTAGGGGCTTCACCATGGGAAGAGGCAAGCCCGTAAGCGCCATCAATTCGCTTTAG
- the LOC117638090 gene encoding putative uncharacterized protein DDB_G0294196 — MEQQLQPPPTAVTQQAYTTHSGHGSVGPVIAVVAVITILGVIAGMIGRLCSGRRIMGHGRYYDFEAWVETKCSSCLDGRLDPPPPPLAAVPGENVLAAEAADTSPEIKEEEEQQQQQQQQQHQQQQQQQQHQQQQHQQHQQQEQHNLHATSSSEC, encoded by the coding sequence ATGGAGCAGCAGCTGCAGCCACCGCCCACGGCAGTGACCCAGCAAGCCTACACGACCCATTCGGGTCACGGGTCGGTGGGACCCGTGATTGCAGTGGTTGCAGTGATCACCATCCTCGGAGTCATAGCCGGTATGATTGGTAGGCTCTGCTCGGGTCGTCGGATCATGGGTCATGGACGGTACTATGACTTCGAAGCATGGGTCGAGACAAAATGCTCATCGTGTCTAGATGGCAGACTAGACCCTCCTCCGCCGCCTCTGGCTGCAGTCCCCGGTGAGAATGTTCTGGCGGCCGAGGCAGCAGACACATCACCAGAaataaaggaagaagaagagcaacaacaacagcagcagcaacaacaacatcaacaacaacaacagcagcagcaacatcaacaacaacaacatcaacaacatcagcaacaagaacaacacaaTTTACATGCAACAAGTAGTAGTGAGTGTTAA
- the LOC117637894 gene encoding peroxidase 10 isoform X2, with the protein MIVRYNLWAAIRNDTRMAASLLRMHFHDCIVNGCDGSVLLDDTEDFKGEKNALPNRKSLRGFEVIDNIKADVERFCPSTVSCADILTLAAREAVGLAGGPFWPVPLGRRDGTTASEKAVTEQLPSPIEPLENITAKFTSKGLDIKDVVVLSGGHTLGFAQCFTFKRRLFDFNGSGKPDPTLDSSALTNLRSICPKKDSANSNLAPLDSTNLRFDNAYYTNLVSNTGLLESDQALVKDPNTAAMVNSYSANPFLFSNDFAASMVKLGNVGVLTGKDGQIRKKCGSVN; encoded by the exons ATGATTGTTAGGTACAATTTGTGGGCAGCAATCAGGAATGACACCAGGATGGCTGCATCCCTTCTTCGGATGCATTTTCACGATTGTATCGTCAAT GGGTGTGACGGCTCAGTGCTTCTTGATGACACAGAAGACTTTAAGGGCGAGAAGAATGCATTGCCAAATCGTAAGTCACTTCGGGGTTTCGAAGTGATTGACAATATAAAGGCAGATGTTGAGAGATTTTGCCCATCGACTGTTTCGTGTGCTGATATTTTGACTCTTGCAGCAAGAGAAGCTGTTGGCCTG GCAGGAGGGCCTTTTTGGCCTGTTCCATTGGGCAGAAGAGATGGAACAACTGCAAGTGAGAAGGCAGTTACTGAACAACTACCATCACCTATTGAGCCTTTAGAGAATATCACTGCCAAGTTCACATCAAAGGGTCTTGACATAAAAGATGTTGTAGTCCTCTCAG GTGGACATACTCTAGGATTTGCTCAATGCTTCACCTTCAAGAGAAGACTCTTCGACTTCAACGGCTCTGGCAAGCCTGACCCAACACTTGATTCTTCAGCCCTTACAAACTTGAGAAGCATATGTCCCAAAAAAGATTCAGCAAACAGCAATCTTGCTCCTCTTGATTCCACTAATCTCAGATTTGACAATGCCTATTACACAAACCTGGTTAGCAACACAGGTCTTCTAGAATCTGATCAGGCATTGGTAAAGGATCCAAATACTGCTGCAATGGTTAATTCTTATAGTGcaaacccttttcttttctctaatGACTTTGCTGCATCAATGGTGAAGCTTGGTAATGTTGGAGTATTGACTGGGAAAGATGGGCAAATAAGGAAGAAATGTGGATCTGTGAACTAA